The following proteins are encoded in a genomic region of Kosakonia oryzae:
- a CDS encoding riboflavin synthase, with the protein MFTGIVQGTAKLVSIEDKPNFRTHVVELPETMLEGIETGASIANNGCCLTVTAINGSHISFDLMKETLRITNLGELNIGDRVNVERAAKFSDEIGGHLMSGHIMTTAEIVKILTSENNRQIWFKVQDPALMKYILYKGFIGIDGISLTVGEVTSSRFCVHLIPETLQRTTLGAKKLGHRVNIEIDPQTQAVVDTVERVLAAKEAAVISSEE; encoded by the coding sequence ATGTTTACGGGTATTGTACAGGGTACGGCAAAACTGGTTTCGATTGAGGATAAACCAAATTTCCGCACCCACGTTGTTGAGCTTCCTGAAACGATGCTGGAGGGAATTGAGACCGGCGCTTCCATTGCCAACAATGGTTGCTGTCTGACCGTGACGGCCATTAATGGTAGCCATATTAGTTTCGATCTGATGAAAGAGACGCTGCGTATTACCAACCTCGGTGAGCTGAATATTGGCGATAGGGTAAACGTTGAGCGCGCAGCAAAATTCAGCGATGAGATTGGCGGCCATTTAATGTCCGGCCATATTATGACGACCGCTGAAATCGTTAAAATTCTCACCTCCGAGAATAACCGCCAGATCTGGTTTAAAGTGCAGGATCCGGCCTTAATGAAATATATCCTCTATAAAGGATTTATCGGTATTGACGGTATCAGCCTGACGGTCGGTGAAGTGACAAGCAGCCGGTTCTGCGTGCATCTGATCCCGGAAACGCTGCAACGCACCACCCTTGGCGCGAAAAAGCTGGGTCACCGCGTCAATATTGAGATCGATCCGCAAACGCAGGCCGTGGTCGATACCGTTGAGCGCGTGCTGGCGGCAAAAGAAGCCGCTGTCATCAGCAGCGAAGAGTAA
- the mdtK gene encoding MdtK family multidrug efflux MATE transporter produces the protein MQKYVAEARQLLALAVPVIFAQVAQTSMGFVDTVMAGGYSATDMAAVAIGTSIWLPAILFGHGLLLALTPVIAQLNGSGRRDRIAHQIGQGFWLAGTVSILVMVVLWNAGHIIRAMHNIDPELANKAVGYLRALLWGVPGYLFFQVLRNQCEGLARTKPGMVMGFLGLLVNIPVNYIFIYGHFGMPELGGIGCGVATASVYWVMFICMRVWVKRARVMRDIQQNQRFAKPDMDVLKRLTQLGLPIALALFFEVTLFAVVALLVSPLGIVDVAGHQIALNFSSLMFVLPMSLGAAVTIRVGFRLGQGSTLDAQIAARTGLMVGVCMAVVTAIFTVLLREQIALLYNDNPQVVALASHLMLLAAIYQISDSIQVIGSGVLRGYKDTRSIFFITFTAYWVLGLPAGYILALTDLVVPRMGPAGFWMGFIIGLTSAAILMMLRMRFLQRQPSARILQRAAH, from the coding sequence GTGCAGAAGTATGTAGCAGAAGCGCGTCAGTTACTGGCCCTTGCGGTGCCGGTTATTTTCGCGCAGGTGGCCCAGACCTCTATGGGCTTCGTTGATACGGTGATGGCGGGTGGCTATAGCGCCACGGACATGGCTGCCGTCGCCATTGGTACCTCAATCTGGCTGCCGGCGATCCTGTTTGGACACGGCTTGCTGCTGGCGCTGACGCCGGTGATTGCGCAACTTAACGGCTCAGGGCGCCGCGATCGCATCGCACATCAAATCGGCCAGGGGTTCTGGCTGGCTGGCACCGTCTCCATTCTGGTGATGGTGGTGCTGTGGAATGCCGGCCATATCATTCGCGCGATGCACAACATCGACCCGGAGTTAGCCAACAAAGCCGTGGGTTACCTGCGCGCGCTGCTGTGGGGCGTGCCCGGTTATCTCTTCTTCCAGGTGCTGCGTAATCAGTGTGAAGGCCTTGCCCGCACCAAACCCGGCATGGTGATGGGTTTTCTCGGTCTGCTGGTCAATATCCCGGTGAATTACATTTTTATCTACGGCCATTTTGGTATGCCGGAACTGGGCGGTATCGGTTGCGGCGTGGCCACTGCCTCGGTGTACTGGGTGATGTTTATCTGTATGCGCGTCTGGGTGAAACGCGCCCGCGTCATGCGCGATATTCAGCAGAACCAGCGTTTTGCGAAACCGGATATGGACGTACTAAAACGTCTGACGCAACTCGGCCTGCCAATTGCGCTGGCACTGTTTTTTGAAGTCACGCTGTTTGCGGTGGTCGCGCTGCTGGTGTCGCCGCTGGGGATTGTCGATGTCGCCGGGCACCAGATCGCTCTCAACTTTAGTTCGCTGATGTTCGTGCTGCCGATGTCGCTTGGCGCGGCAGTGACCATTCGCGTCGGTTTCCGCCTGGGTCAGGGATCAACCCTTGATGCGCAAATCGCGGCGCGCACCGGGTTGATGGTTGGCGTCTGCATGGCGGTGGTCACGGCGATTTTCACCGTGCTGCTGCGCGAGCAGATCGCCCTGCTCTATAACGATAATCCGCAAGTCGTGGCGCTGGCGTCACACCTGATGTTGCTGGCGGCGATTTATCAGATTTCCGATTCAATCCAGGTCATTGGCAGCGGTGTGCTGCGCGGCTATAAAGATACGCGCTCCATCTTCTTTATCACTTTTACCGCCTACTGGGTGCTGGGGCTTCCTGCCGGCTACATCCTGGCGCTGACCGATTTAGTGGTGCCGAGAATGGGGCCAGCCGGTTTCTGGATGGGCTTTATTATCGGCCTGACATCTGCGGCAATTTTGATGATGCTGCGGATGCGCTTCCTGCAACGCCAGCCTTCCGCCCGCATTTTGCAGCGCGCTGCACATTAA
- the cfa gene encoding cyclopropane fatty acyl phospholipid synthase, translated as MSSSCIEEVGVRDDNWFRIANELLSRAGIRVNGPAASDIQVKNPDFFKRVLQEGSLGLGESYMDGWWECDRLDIFFTKVLRAGLEKQLPHNFKDTLRIAGARLFNLQSKKRAWIVGKEHYDLGNDLFTRMLDPQMQYSCAYWKDAENLDDAQRAKLKLIGEKLKLKPGMRVLDIGCGWGGLAQFMAQNYGVSVVGVTISAEQQKMAQQRCEGLDVDIRLQDYRDLNEQFDRIVSVGMFEHVGPKNYATYFSVVDRNLKPDGIFLLHTIGSKRTDLNVDPWINRYIFPNGCLPSVRQIANASESHFVMEDWHNFGADYDRTLMAWYERFLAAWPEIADNYSERFKRMFSYYLNACAGAFRARDIQLWQVVFSRGIEHGLRVPR; from the coding sequence ATGAGTTCATCGTGTATAGAAGAAGTTGGCGTACGGGATGATAATTGGTTCCGTATAGCAAACGAGTTACTGAGCCGCGCAGGTATCCGCGTCAACGGTCCCGCCGCTTCAGATATCCAGGTGAAAAACCCGGATTTTTTTAAACGTGTTTTACAGGAAGGTTCGCTCGGGCTAGGCGAAAGTTATATGGACGGTTGGTGGGAATGCGATCGTCTGGATATCTTCTTCACCAAAGTACTGCGCGCCGGACTGGAAAAACAGCTTCCGCACAATTTCAAAGACACACTCCGCATTGCCGGAGCAAGATTATTTAATCTGCAAAGTAAAAAACGGGCCTGGATTGTCGGTAAAGAGCATTACGACCTTGGTAATGATCTATTTACCCGCATGCTGGATCCGCAGATGCAATACTCTTGCGCCTACTGGAAAGACGCAGAAAATCTCGACGACGCACAACGGGCGAAATTGAAGCTTATCGGTGAAAAACTGAAGCTGAAACCCGGTATGCGCGTGCTGGATATCGGCTGCGGCTGGGGCGGGCTGGCACAATTTATGGCGCAGAATTACGGCGTCAGCGTGGTCGGCGTAACGATCTCGGCGGAACAGCAAAAAATGGCGCAACAGCGTTGTGAAGGGCTGGATGTCGATATTCGCCTGCAGGATTATCGCGATCTGAATGAGCAGTTTGACCGCATTGTCTCCGTCGGGATGTTTGAACATGTGGGGCCGAAAAATTACGCGACCTATTTCAGCGTGGTGGATCGCAACCTTAAACCGGACGGCATTTTCCTGCTGCACACTATCGGTTCAAAACGCACCGATCTCAATGTTGATCCCTGGATCAACCGCTATATCTTCCCGAACGGTTGCCTGCCTTCCGTACGCCAGATTGCTAATGCCAGCGAATCACATTTCGTGATGGAAGACTGGCACAACTTCGGCGCTGATTACGATCGCACGCTGATGGCCTGGTATGAACGTTTTCTTGCCGCCTGGCCGGAAATTGCCGACAACTACTCTGAACGCTTCAAACGGATGTTCAGCTATTATCTGAACGCTTGTGCAGGCGCTTTCCGCGCACGTGATATTCAACTGTGGCAGGTGGTCTTCAGCCGCGGTATCGAACACGGCCTGCGCGTTCCGCGCTAA
- the punR gene encoding DNA-binding transcriptional activator PunR, whose protein sequence is MWSEYSLEVVDAVARNGSFSGAAQELHRVPSAVSYTVRQLEEWLAVPLFERRHRDVELTPAGSWFLKEGRSVIKKMQITRQQCQQIANGWRGQLAIAVDNIVKPARTRQLIVDFYRHFNDVELQVYQEVFNGVWDALADGRVEVAIGATQAIPVGGRYAFRDMGMLSWKCVVSSRHPLASMPGPLSDETLRNWPSLIQEDTSRSLPKRITWLLDNQKRVIVPDWSSSEACLSAGLCVGMVPAHFARPRLDSGDWVALELENPFPDAACCLTWQQNDASPALSWLLEYLGDSETLNSEWLREPQ, encoded by the coding sequence ATGTGGTCAGAATATTCACTGGAAGTGGTTGATGCTGTTGCACGCAACGGAAGTTTCAGCGGTGCCGCTCAGGAGTTGCACCGTGTGCCTTCAGCAGTGAGCTATACCGTGCGCCAACTGGAAGAGTGGCTGGCGGTTCCGTTATTTGAACGCCGTCATCGCGATGTGGAGTTAACACCTGCCGGAAGCTGGTTTTTAAAAGAGGGGCGATCTGTTATCAAAAAAATGCAGATCACCCGCCAGCAGTGCCAACAGATCGCTAACGGCTGGCGCGGTCAACTGGCGATTGCCGTGGATAACATTGTGAAACCGGCGCGAACACGGCAATTGATCGTCGATTTCTACCGACATTTTAACGACGTCGAATTACAGGTTTACCAGGAGGTGTTTAACGGTGTCTGGGATGCGCTGGCAGATGGCCGCGTTGAGGTGGCGATTGGCGCGACTCAGGCGATCCCGGTCGGTGGACGGTATGCGTTTCGTGATATGGGCATGCTGAGCTGGAAATGCGTGGTCTCCAGCCGCCATCCGCTAGCATCAATGCCCGGCCCGCTAAGCGATGAAACGTTGCGCAACTGGCCCTCGTTGATCCAGGAAGATACGTCGCGCTCGTTGCCTAAACGTATTACCTGGCTGCTGGATAACCAGAAGCGGGTCATCGTGCCGGACTGGTCCTCTTCAGAAGCCTGTCTTTCTGCCGGGCTGTGTGTGGGGATGGTGCCCGCGCATTTCGCCCGTCCCCGGCTGGACAGCGGCGACTGGGTGGCGCTGGAACTGGAGAATCCGTTTCCGGATGCGGCCTGCTGCCTGACATGGCAACAAAATGACGCATCACCGGCGTTGAGCTGGCTGCTGGAGTATCTGGGGGACAGTGAGACGCTGAACAGCGAATGGTTGCGGGAGCCACAGTAG
- the punC gene encoding purine nucleoside transporter PunC: protein MQPGKGFLVWLAGLSVLGFLATDMYLPAFSAIQQDLQTSPAIVSATLSLFLAGFAVAQLVWGPLSDRYGRRPILLSGLAIFALGCLGTLWVRDASLLLALRFVQAIGVCAATVSWQALVTDHYPAHRVNRIFATIMPLVGLTPALAPLLGAWMLEHFSWQAIFATLLAITLVLMVPAWRLKTPAQTAALHEQPLTFFDLLRNKAYCGNVIIYAACSASFFAWLTGSPFILHEMGYGPSVIGLSYVPQTVAFLIGGYGCRAALQKWQGSRLLPWLLSAFGLSVIATWIVGLLPQASLTALLIPFCFMAMANGAIYPVVVAQALRPFPQATGRAAALQNTLQLGLCFLASLVVSGLIATPLFTTTSVMVVMVLLAAFGYRQQHQRNTETVKDEAVSSSSHG from the coding sequence ATGCAACCTGGCAAAGGATTTTTAGTCTGGCTCGCGGGATTAAGCGTGCTCGGCTTTTTAGCCACCGACATGTACCTGCCCGCGTTCAGCGCGATACAACAAGATTTGCAAACCTCTCCGGCCATCGTCAGCGCCACGCTCAGTTTGTTTCTGGCTGGCTTTGCTGTCGCACAACTGGTGTGGGGGCCATTGTCGGATCGCTATGGTCGCAGACCCATTCTGTTGAGCGGGCTGGCCATTTTCGCGCTTGGCTGCCTGGGAACATTGTGGGTACGGGACGCCAGCCTGTTACTGGCGCTGCGTTTCGTACAGGCGATCGGCGTTTGTGCCGCTACCGTCAGTTGGCAGGCGCTGGTCACTGACCACTATCCGGCACACCGCGTTAATCGTATCTTCGCAACCATTATGCCGCTGGTGGGCCTGACGCCTGCACTTGCCCCTCTGCTGGGAGCCTGGATGCTGGAGCACTTCTCCTGGCAGGCGATTTTTGCCACGCTGCTGGCAATAACCCTTGTGCTGATGGTGCCCGCCTGGCGGTTGAAAACGCCCGCGCAGACTGCTGCGCTGCATGAACAACCGCTGACCTTTTTCGATCTGCTGCGCAATAAAGCGTATTGCGGCAATGTCATTATCTACGCCGCCTGCTCGGCCAGTTTTTTTGCCTGGCTGACCGGTTCGCCGTTTATTTTGCACGAGATGGGTTATGGTCCGTCAGTCATTGGTCTGAGCTACGTACCGCAGACCGTTGCCTTCCTGATTGGCGGCTATGGTTGCCGCGCCGCATTGCAAAAATGGCAGGGTTCGCGCCTGCTTCCGTGGCTGCTGAGCGCCTTTGGGCTAAGCGTGATTGCCACCTGGATCGTGGGTTTGCTGCCGCAGGCATCACTGACCGCACTGCTGATCCCGTTCTGTTTTATGGCAATGGCCAACGGCGCCATCTATCCTGTTGTGGTGGCACAGGCGTTACGCCCGTTTCCCCAGGCAACTGGCCGCGCAGCCGCGCTGCAAAATACGTTGCAACTTGGGTTGTGTTTCCTGGCAAGCCTGGTGGTTTCAGGGCTAATTGCCACGCCACTGTTTACCACCACCAGCGTGATGGTGGTGATGGTGCTGCTGGCGGCGTTTGGCTATCGCCAGCAACATCAGCGTAATACCGAAACGGTAAAAGATGAGGCTGTCTCCTCCTCTTCGCACGGGTGA